A stretch of the Massilia sp. W12 genome encodes the following:
- the sdhD gene encoding succinate dehydrogenase, hydrophobic membrane anchor protein yields the protein MAQDNIGPKRLVVGAGYGLRDWLAQRLTAFIMALYTLILLFNVLTAKSFGYHGWAGLFAQQWFKLISFVTFCALLYHVWVGVRDIWMDYVKPVGARLFLHMFTIVWLVACAGWMIQILWRV from the coding sequence ATGGCACAAGATAATATCGGACCCAAGCGCTTAGTGGTCGGGGCCGGCTACGGTCTGCGTGACTGGCTGGCGCAACGCCTGACCGCCTTCATCATGGCGCTCTACACCCTGATCCTGTTGTTTAACGTACTGACCGCGAAAAGCTTCGGCTACCACGGCTGGGCCGGTCTGTTTGCGCAACAGTGGTTCAAACTGATCTCCTTCGTTACTTTTTGCGCGCTGCTGTACCACGTCTGGGTTGGCGTGCGCGATATCTGGATGGACTATGTCAAGCCGGTAGGCGCACGTCTGTTCCTGCATATGTTTACCATCGTCTGGCTGGTCGCTTGCGCCGGCTGGATGATTCAGATCCTGTGGAGAGTGTGA
- a CDS encoding aldolase/citrate lyase family protein, which yields MHAAEVLFQGTRRPLILPPCDHYAGAEKLMRKSLALQQELGPIFDLTFDCEDGAAAGDEAAHARLIGSLIASPENQFGRIGARVHDVHSRHFRDDVAHICELAGKRLAYLVLPKAEGLDDVQAALDIIAQYAPPGLPLHVLIESHGALHDAWRIAALPQVECLSFGIMDFVSAHHGAVPAQAMRSPGQFSHPLVVRAKLEIAAACHAHGKIASHNVCTEFKDSAQVAHDAARAAQEFAYQRMWSIHPNQIKPIVKAFTPRNSEVTEACAILLDAQQAQWGPIQQNGRLHDRASYRYYWTILQRAKAAGMHVPEAAQSLFVNE from the coding sequence ATGCATGCCGCCGAGGTTTTATTCCAGGGCACACGCCGCCCGCTGATCCTGCCCCCGTGCGACCATTACGCGGGTGCGGAAAAGCTGATGCGCAAGTCGCTGGCCCTGCAACAAGAGCTTGGCCCGATTTTTGATCTCACCTTTGATTGTGAAGACGGCGCCGCCGCCGGCGATGAAGCCGCGCACGCGCGCCTGATCGGCAGCTTGATCGCCTCCCCTGAAAACCAGTTTGGCCGCATTGGCGCCCGCGTGCACGATGTGCACAGCCGCCATTTCCGCGACGATGTGGCGCATATTTGCGAACTGGCCGGCAAGCGCCTGGCCTATCTGGTGTTGCCCAAAGCGGAAGGACTGGATGATGTGCAAGCCGCACTCGACATAATCGCGCAATACGCGCCGCCCGGCCTGCCGCTGCATGTGCTGATTGAAAGCCATGGCGCGCTGCACGATGCCTGGCGCATCGCCGCCCTGCCGCAAGTCGAATGCCTGTCTTTCGGGATTATGGATTTTGTTTCAGCCCATCATGGCGCGGTGCCGGCGCAAGCGATGCGCTCGCCGGGCCAATTCAGCCACCCGCTGGTGGTGCGCGCCAAGCTTGAAATCGCCGCCGCCTGTCATGCGCACGGCAAAATCGCCTCACACAATGTCTGCACCGAATTCAAAGACAGCGCCCAGGTCGCACACGACGCCGCGCGCGCAGCGCAGGAATTCGCCTATCAGCGTATGTGGAGCATCCACCCGAATCAAATCAAGCCCATCGTCAAAGCGTTCACCCCGCGTAATTCGGAAGTGACGGAAGCCTGCGCGATTCTGCTCGATGCGCAGCAGGCGCAATGGGGGCCGATACAACAAAACGGCAGACTGCACGATCGCGCCAGCTACCGTTATTATTGGACAATTTTGCAACGCGCGAAGGCGGCAGGCATGCATGTGCCGGAAGCTGCGCAAAGCTTGTTTGTAAATGAATGA
- a CDS encoding GntR family transcriptional regulator, whose protein sequence is MNPDLTDPVPAPAGKSEASAANAVSALPPVYAPLYQQIKALLMQSLQSGKWKPGELIPSETELAARFKVSQGTVRKAIDELAAENLVVRRQGKGTFVATHEEEKVQFRFLRLSPDAGNRLQPENRILEVRRLRAPAEVARLLALKAGDAVIFIRRLQCFAGAPTIVEEIWLPGNLFKGLTLERLAEYKGPMYALFEQEFGTRMIRASEKLRAVAAEGRISELLQVDAATPLLHVERVSLTYGEQPVELRRGWYLTRDYHYHNELS, encoded by the coding sequence ATGAACCCAGACCTGACCGATCCAGTCCCCGCGCCAGCGGGTAAAAGCGAAGCGTCCGCCGCGAATGCGGTCAGTGCGCTGCCGCCTGTGTATGCCCCGCTGTATCAGCAGATCAAGGCTTTGCTGATGCAAAGTCTGCAATCCGGCAAATGGAAGCCGGGCGAATTAATCCCCAGTGAAACCGAGTTGGCGGCCCGCTTCAAGGTCAGCCAGGGCACGGTGCGCAAAGCGATTGATGAATTGGCGGCGGAAAATCTGGTGGTGCGGCGCCAGGGCAAGGGCACTTTTGTCGCCACGCACGAAGAAGAAAAAGTGCAGTTCCGCTTTTTGCGCCTGTCGCCTGACGCCGGCAACCGCTTGCAACCGGAAAACCGGATTCTTGAGGTGCGCCGCCTGCGCGCGCCGGCTGAGGTGGCGCGCTTGTTGGCCTTGAAAGCCGGCGATGCGGTGATTTTCATCCGTCGCCTGCAATGCTTTGCCGGCGCGCCGACCATTGTTGAAGAGATCTGGCTGCCCGGCAATCTGTTCAAAGGGCTGACGCTGGAGCGGCTGGCGGAGTACAAGGGGCCGATGTACGCCCTGTTCGAGCAGGAATTCGGCACGCGCATGATTCGCGCCAGCGAAAAGCTGCGTGCGGTGGCGGCGGAAGGGCGCATCAGTGAGTTGTTACAGGTGGATGCCGCCACGCCGCTGTTGCATGTGGAGCGGGTTTCCCTGACTTACGGCGAGCAGCCGGTGGAATTGCGGCGCGGCTGGTATTTGACGCGTGATTATCACTATCATAACGAATTGAGTTGA
- the sdhC gene encoding succinate dehydrogenase, cytochrome b556 subunit: MSEAIQGNGKKKRPEFRNIHVTEIIGYRLPLAALVSILHRISGLLMFLLLPFVLYLFEQSLTSEGTYEYLRLNWFAQPWCKLLLLVLVWGYLHHFCAGIRHLIMDLHIGLDKISARHSAASVLVISLSLTALIGLKIFGVF, encoded by the coding sequence ATGTCTGAAGCCATCCAAGGCAACGGCAAAAAGAAACGGCCTGAGTTCCGCAACATCCATGTGACAGAAATCATTGGCTACCGCTTGCCGCTGGCGGCCTTAGTCTCGATTCTGCACCGGATCAGCGGGCTGCTGATGTTTCTGCTGCTGCCTTTTGTGTTGTATCTGTTTGAACAAAGCCTGACCTCGGAAGGCACTTATGAGTATTTGCGCTTGAACTGGTTTGCCCAGCCATGGTGCAAACTGCTTCTGCTGGTCCTGGTCTGGGGCTATCTGCACCATTTCTGCGCCGGCATCCGTCACTTGATCATGGATCTGCACATCGGCCTGGATAAAATTTCCGCCCGTCACTCAGCCGCCAGCGTGTTGGTGATCAGTCTGTCGCTGACCGCTTTGATCGGCTTGAAAATCTTTGGAGTATTCTGA
- a CDS encoding malate dehydrogenase, with translation MAKAPMRVAVTGAAGQIGYSLLFRIANGDMLGKDQPVILQLLEIPDEKAQKALKGVMMEIDDCAFPLLAGMTAHSDPMTAFKDADVALLVGARPRGPGMERKDLLEANAQIFTVQGKALDAVASRNVKVLVVGNPANTNAYIAMKSAPSLPAKNFTAMLRLDHNRALSQIAAKTGKPVAAIEKLCVWGNHSPTMYADYRYATIDGASVKDLINDHEWNRDVFLPTVGKRGAAIIEARGLSSAASAANAAIDHVRDWVLGTNGKWTTMGIPSDGSYGIPEGVMFGFPVTTENGEYTIVQGLSIDEFSQERINKTLAELEEERAGVAHLLG, from the coding sequence ATGGCTAAAGCCCCAATGCGCGTCGCTGTCACCGGCGCCGCCGGTCAAATCGGTTATTCCCTGCTGTTCCGCATCGCCAACGGCGATATGCTGGGCAAGGATCAGCCGGTGATTTTGCAATTGCTGGAAATCCCCGACGAAAAAGCGCAAAAAGCCTTGAAAGGCGTGATGATGGAAATCGACGATTGCGCTTTCCCGCTGTTGGCCGGCATGACTGCGCATTCCGATCCGATGACCGCATTCAAAGACGCCGATGTGGCGCTGCTGGTCGGCGCCCGTCCGCGCGGCCCCGGCATGGAACGCAAAGACCTGCTGGAAGCGAATGCGCAAATCTTCACCGTGCAAGGCAAAGCGCTGGACGCCGTCGCTTCGCGCAATGTGAAGGTGCTGGTGGTGGGCAATCCGGCCAACACCAACGCCTATATCGCGATGAAATCGGCGCCTTCGCTGCCGGCTAAAAACTTCACCGCCATGCTGCGTCTGGACCACAACCGCGCGCTGTCGCAAATCGCCGCCAAAACCGGCAAGCCGGTGGCTGCGATTGAAAAACTGTGCGTCTGGGGCAACCACTCGCCGACCATGTACGCGGACTACCGTTACGCCACCATCGACGGCGCCAGCGTGAAAGACCTGATCAACGATCACGAATGGAACCGCGACGTGTTCCTGCCGACCGTGGGCAAACGCGGCGCAGCGATCATCGAAGCGCGCGGCCTGTCCTCCGCTGCCTCCGCCGCCAATGCCGCAATTGACCATGTGCGCGACTGGGTGCTGGGCACCAATGGCAAATGGACCACCATGGGCATTCCGTCTGACGGTTCGTATGGCATCCCGGAAGGCGTGATGTTCGGCTTCCCGGTCACCACCGAAAACGGCGAATACACCATTGTGCAAGGCCTGTCTATCGATGAATTCTCGCAAGAGCGCATCAACAAGACCCTGGCTGAGCTGGAAGAAGAACGCGCAGGCGTGGCCCATCTGCTGGGTTGA
- the acnA gene encoding aconitate hydratase AcnA, with product MASNTLNTLKDFKITDDKKGKFYSLPALEKQLGVKISRLPVSIRVVLESVLRNCDGKKVTEEHVKQLANWQPTAERVDEIPFVVARVVLQDFTGVPLLADLAAMRNVASKMGKNPKKIEPLVPVDLVVDHSVQIDHFREKKALDLNMKLEFSRNNERYQFMKWGMQAFDTFGVVPPGFGIVHQVNLEYLARGVHCNKKESVYYPDTLVGTDSHTTMINGIGVVGWGVGGIEAEAGMLGQPVYFLTPDVIGVNLTGKLREGCTATDLVLTITEMLRKEKVVGKFVEFFGEGTASLSLTDRATIANMAPEYGATMGFFPVDEATIDYFKGTGRKKSEIEAFEAYFKAQKMFGIPKKGQIDYTRELTLDLSTVTPSLAGPKRPQDRIEIGNVKSTFSDLFTKPTKENGFNKKAEDLCAEYKNSDGVSLKNGDVLIAAITSCTNTSNPNVLLAAGLLAKKAVEAGLKVAPHIKTSLAPGSRVVTKYLEDAGLLPYLEKLGFGVTAYGCTTCIGNAGDLTPAMNEAIVANDVVAAAVLSGNRNFEARIHPNIRANFLASPPLVVAYAIAGNVTVDLMSEPVGKGKGGKDVYLGQIWPSSEEINGLLKFAMSAKNFKENYADVKNAPGKLWEKVSSVSGQVYNWPDSTYIAEPPFFAEFGMQPAAAAAGISGARALGVFGDSITTDHISPAGSIKESSPAGKWLLERGVLKADFNSYGSRRGNHEIMMRGTFANVRIKNLMIPPKADGSAVEGGITIHQPSGEQMSIYDAAMRYIASGVPTMVFGGEEYGTGSSRDWAAKGTQLLGVKAVICRSFERIHRSNLVGMGVLPLQFIGDDSVQSLGITGNETFDLKGLDGEIKPQQKATLVIHRADGSKKEVQLLLRIDTPIEVDYYKHGGILPFVLRQLLAA from the coding sequence ATGGCCAGCAACACTTTGAATACGCTGAAAGATTTCAAAATCACCGACGACAAAAAGGGCAAGTTCTACTCTCTGCCAGCACTGGAAAAGCAATTGGGCGTGAAAATCTCGCGCCTGCCGGTGTCGATCCGTGTGGTGCTGGAATCTGTGCTGCGCAACTGCGATGGCAAGAAAGTGACTGAAGAACACGTCAAGCAATTGGCCAATTGGCAGCCCACTGCAGAGCGCGTGGATGAAATCCCGTTTGTGGTGGCGCGTGTCGTGCTGCAAGACTTCACCGGCGTGCCGCTGCTGGCCGACCTGGCCGCAATGCGCAATGTCGCCTCCAAAATGGGGAAAAACCCGAAAAAGATCGAACCGCTGGTGCCGGTCGATCTGGTGGTGGACCACTCGGTGCAAATCGACCATTTCCGCGAAAAGAAAGCGCTCGACCTGAACATGAAACTGGAATTTTCGCGCAATAACGAGCGCTACCAGTTCATGAAATGGGGTATGCAGGCGTTTGACACCTTTGGCGTGGTGCCGCCGGGCTTCGGCATTGTGCACCAGGTCAATCTGGAATACTTAGCGCGCGGCGTGCACTGCAATAAGAAAGAAAGCGTGTACTACCCCGACACCCTGGTCGGCACCGACTCCCACACCACCATGATCAATGGCATCGGCGTGGTGGGCTGGGGCGTGGGCGGCATTGAAGCCGAAGCCGGCATGCTGGGCCAGCCGGTGTACTTCCTGACCCCGGACGTGATCGGCGTCAACCTGACCGGCAAGCTGCGCGAAGGCTGCACCGCCACCGACCTGGTGCTGACCATCACCGAAATGCTGCGTAAAGAAAAAGTGGTGGGCAAGTTTGTCGAATTCTTCGGCGAAGGCACCGCCTCGCTGTCGCTGACCGACCGCGCCACCATCGCCAATATGGCCCCGGAATACGGCGCCACCATGGGCTTCTTCCCGGTCGATGAAGCAACCATCGACTATTTCAAAGGCACCGGCCGCAAGAAATCTGAAATCGAAGCATTTGAAGCCTACTTCAAAGCGCAAAAGATGTTCGGCATCCCGAAAAAGGGCCAGATCGACTACACCCGTGAACTGACGCTGGACCTGTCCACCGTCACGCCGTCGCTGGCCGGCCCGAAACGCCCGCAAGACCGCATCGAAATCGGCAATGTGAAATCCACCTTCTCCGATCTGTTTACCAAACCGACCAAGGAAAACGGCTTTAACAAGAAAGCTGAAGACCTGTGCGCGGAATACAAAAACAGCGATGGCGTGTCCCTGAAAAACGGCGACGTGCTGATTGCCGCCATCACTTCCTGCACCAACACCTCCAACCCGAACGTGTTGCTGGCCGCCGGCCTGCTGGCCAAGAAAGCGGTGGAAGCCGGCCTCAAAGTCGCGCCGCACATCAAGACTTCGCTGGCCCCCGGCTCGCGCGTGGTGACCAAGTACCTGGAAGATGCCGGCCTCTTGCCTTACCTGGAAAAACTGGGCTTTGGCGTCACCGCTTACGGTTGCACCACCTGTATCGGCAATGCCGGCGACCTGACCCCGGCCATGAACGAAGCGATTGTGGCGAATGACGTGGTGGCTGCTGCGGTGCTGTCCGGCAACCGCAACTTTGAAGCCCGGATTCACCCGAACATCCGCGCCAACTTCCTGGCTTCGCCGCCACTGGTGGTGGCGTATGCCATCGCCGGCAATGTCACGGTGGACTTGATGAGCGAGCCGGTGGGCAAGGGCAAGGGCGGCAAAGATGTGTACCTGGGACAGATTTGGCCCAGCAGCGAGGAAATCAATGGCCTGTTGAAGTTCGCGATGAGCGCCAAGAACTTCAAAGAAAACTACGCTGACGTCAAAAACGCTCCCGGCAAGCTGTGGGAAAAAGTGTCGTCGGTGTCGGGCCAAGTGTATAACTGGCCGGATTCGACCTATATCGCCGAGCCGCCGTTCTTTGCTGAATTCGGCATGCAACCGGCTGCCGCAGCGGCTGGCATTTCCGGCGCGCGCGCTTTAGGCGTGTTTGGCGACTCGATCACCACCGACCACATTTCCCCGGCCGGCTCGATCAAAGAAAGCTCGCCGGCAGGCAAATGGCTGTTGGAGCGCGGCGTATTGAAAGCCGACTTCAACTCCTACGGCTCGCGTCGCGGCAATCACGAAATCATGATGCGCGGGACGTTTGCCAATGTGCGTATCAAGAACTTGATGATTCCGCCGAAAGCCGACGGTTCCGCAGTCGAAGGCGGCATCACGATTCACCAGCCGAGCGGCGAGCAAATGTCGATTTATGACGCCGCCATGCGTTACATAGCCTCTGGCGTGCCGACCATGGTATTCGGCGGCGAAGAATACGGCACCGGTTCTTCGCGCGACTGGGCGGCCAAGGGCACCCAATTGCTGGGCGTGAAGGCGGTGATCTGCCGCTCCTTCGAGCGCATCCACCGCTCCAACCTGGTCGGCATGGGCGTGCTGCCGCTGCAATTCATCGGCGACGACAGCGTGCAAAGCCTGGGCATCACCGGCAATGAAACCTTTGATCTGAAGGGTTTGGACGGTGAAATCAAGCCGCAACAAAAAGCGACCCTGGTGATCCACCGCGCCGACGGCAGCAAGAAAGAAGTGCAACTGCTGCTGCGCATCGACACCCCGATCGAAGTCGATTACTACAAGCACGGCGGGATTCTGCCTTTCGTGCTGCGCCAGTTGCTCGCGGCGTAA
- the sdhA gene encoding succinate dehydrogenase flavoprotein subunit, with protein MAAIKTAIPSRRFDAVIVGAGGSGMRASLQLAEAGLNVAVLSKVFPTRSHTVAAQGGIGASLGNMSEDNWHWHMFDTVKGSDWLGDQDAIEFMCREAPKVVYELEHFGMPFDRNPDGTIYQRPFGGHTASWGEKPVQRACAAADRTGHAMLHTLYQRNVRARTHFFVEWMAIDLVRDAEGDVVGVVALEMETGDVMLLEAKTTIFATGGAGRIWAASTNAFINTGDGMGMAARAGIPLQDMEFWQFHPTGVAGAGVLITEGVRGEGGILLNSNGERFMERYAPKLKDLAPRDFVSRSMDQEIKEGRGCGPNKDHVLLDLRHIGADTIKKRLPSILEIGHKFANVDATREPIPVVPTIHYQMGGIPTNIHGQVVVPSATDPNANQVVNGLYAIGECACVSVHGANRLGTNSLLDLLVFGRAAGNHVVAQNLKSRSNKDVPAEAVDRVMERLARLENSTGGEKVQSVAGEIRNTMQKYCGVFRTDALLEEGKKQILALDEKRKHVSFKDKSKVFNTARIEALELENIIEAAKATIVSAEARKESRGAHAHDDYPKRDDDSWMKHTLWFSHDNHLEYKRVVTKPLTVETIPPKERTF; from the coding sequence GTGGCAGCTATCAAAACTGCAATTCCAAGCCGCCGTTTCGATGCGGTGATCGTCGGCGCCGGCGGCTCCGGCATGCGCGCTTCGCTGCAATTGGCCGAGGCAGGTCTGAATGTGGCGGTGTTATCCAAAGTGTTCCCGACCCGCTCGCACACCGTCGCCGCGCAAGGCGGCATTGGCGCTTCGCTGGGCAATATGTCGGAAGACAATTGGCACTGGCATATGTTTGACACCGTCAAGGGCAGCGATTGGCTGGGCGACCAGGATGCGATCGAATTCATGTGCCGTGAAGCGCCCAAGGTGGTGTATGAGCTGGAGCACTTCGGCATGCCGTTTGACCGCAATCCGGACGGTACGATTTATCAGCGCCCGTTCGGCGGCCACACCGCATCCTGGGGTGAAAAGCCGGTGCAACGCGCTTGCGCTGCGGCTGACCGCACCGGCCACGCCATGTTGCACACCCTGTATCAACGCAATGTGCGCGCGCGCACCCATTTCTTTGTCGAATGGATGGCGATTGACCTGGTGCGCGACGCGGAAGGCGATGTGGTGGGCGTGGTGGCGCTGGAAATGGAAACCGGCGATGTGATGCTGCTGGAAGCCAAGACCACGATTTTCGCGACTGGCGGCGCGGGCCGTATCTGGGCCGCATCGACCAATGCCTTTATCAATACCGGCGACGGCATGGGCATGGCGGCGCGCGCCGGCATCCCGCTGCAAGATATGGAATTCTGGCAATTCCACCCGACCGGCGTGGCCGGCGCAGGCGTCTTGATTACCGAAGGCGTGCGCGGCGAGGGCGGGATTTTGCTGAACTCCAACGGCGAACGTTTCATGGAGCGTTACGCGCCCAAGCTGAAAGATCTGGCGCCGCGCGATTTCGTCTCGCGTTCGATGGACCAGGAAATCAAAGAAGGCCGTGGCTGCGGCCCGAATAAAGACCATGTGTTGCTGGATCTGCGTCATATCGGCGCCGACACCATCAAAAAGCGTCTGCCCTCGATTTTGGAAATCGGCCACAAATTCGCCAATGTCGATGCGACGCGCGAACCGATTCCGGTGGTGCCGACGATTCACTATCAGATGGGCGGCATCCCGACCAATATCCATGGTCAGGTAGTGGTTCCCAGCGCCACTGATCCGAATGCGAATCAGGTGGTGAATGGTCTGTACGCAATCGGCGAATGCGCTTGCGTCTCGGTGCACGGCGCGAACCGCCTGGGCACCAACTCGCTGCTCGATTTGCTGGTGTTTGGCCGCGCCGCAGGCAACCATGTGGTGGCGCAAAACTTGAAGAGCCGCAGCAATAAAGATGTGCCGGCGGAAGCTGTTGACCGCGTGATGGAACGCCTGGCGCGTCTGGAAAATTCCACCGGCGGCGAAAAAGTGCAAAGCGTGGCCGGCGAGATCCGCAACACCATGCAAAAGTATTGCGGCGTGTTCCGCACCGATGCGCTGTTAGAAGAAGGCAAGAAGCAAATCCTGGCCCTGGACGAAAAGCGCAAGCATGTTTCGTTCAAGGATAAATCCAAGGTCTTCAACACCGCCCGCATCGAAGCGCTGGAGCTGGAAAACATCATCGAAGCCGCCAAAGCCACCATCGTCTCGGCAGAGGCGCGCAAAGAAAGCCGTGGCGCGCATGCGCATGACGACTATCCGAAACGCGACGATGACAGCTGGATGAAGCACACGCTGTGGTTCTCGCATGACAACCATCTGGAGTACAAGCGCGTGGTGACCAAACCGCTGACGGTGGAGACAATTCCGCCGAAAGAACGCACCTTCTGA
- a CDS encoding caspase family protein: MAPIKRIATDAQGRYAVTASDDKTARVWEIATGRLLQTLRVPIGPGDEGKLYAVALSPDGETVALGGFTNATDSHQSIYLFARSSGQMRARFSGLPNVVSQLSYSPDGRWLAACLWNGGLRVYDSQQGAAQTPLADRDYGGTCYGAAWRQDGWLATSSFDGKLRLYQISQAGLQRKQSVAAPSGKLPFQLHFSPDGKRLAVGYSDSRQVDVLDGDSLEKLYAPDVSGVDNGNLGRVAFSADGRSLVATGSWKKDGKTMLRLWAEGGRGAYSDLAVSENTVMDIQPLPQTGWLLAASDPAWGVLQESMQTKSRASIANLFGNRNAALLVDETGRSLSFGFAGMGREPWQFDMAQRKLSPGQLKTGHAPRTDGLPLTNWEDNTRPVLKDLALTLHQGETSRSLALDAKAERFVLGADWSLRQFDASGKQAWEKPVPGASWGVNIPRAGRVVVVAYGDGTLRWHRLSDGQELLAFFPHGDRKRWVLWTPGGYYDASPGAEELIGWHINRGPDRAADFYPAARFRERFYRPDVIDLVLDTLDEGEALRLANENRPQALNNKSIAQSLPPTLHLQTPADIRSSSERIRIQARADSAADAPIKRWFVRIDGVKANLSVAAQSQFDQEISIPREDCTVELFAENKYGVSNPLPVRVTWQGRAPSAAANLRLPLLRILAIGVSDYPKGIPPLQFAHKDAQDFIQFFQAQKGVLYRDVHITPLLNGNATRDAITRAMQALEEQVKGSDDVTMVFFSGHGEMAGNGKLFFLPADVKPDNLRGSAIRHEEVLELVSSLRGKALVFLDACRSGGGKKAAESFDITRIVNEMGSAQSGAVVFASSTGREFSLEKSALQNGVFTAALLEGLRGAAAEQGKITHGSLRRYLEKRVPALSGDAQHPSFLAPQSVQDFPIAVQR; this comes from the coding sequence ATGGCGCCAATCAAGCGCATCGCCACAGATGCGCAAGGCCGCTACGCCGTCACCGCCAGCGATGACAAAACCGCGCGCGTGTGGGAAATCGCCACAGGCCGCCTCTTGCAAACCTTGCGCGTGCCGATAGGGCCAGGGGATGAAGGCAAGCTGTATGCGGTAGCGCTGTCGCCGGATGGGGAAACGGTTGCGCTGGGCGGTTTTACCAATGCGACTGACAGCCATCAAAGTATCTATCTGTTTGCGCGCAGCAGTGGGCAAATGCGTGCACGTTTTAGCGGCTTGCCGAATGTTGTGAGTCAGCTTTCCTACAGCCCGGACGGGCGCTGGCTGGCGGCTTGTCTGTGGAATGGAGGCTTGCGCGTGTATGACAGCCAACAAGGCGCCGCGCAAACACCCTTGGCCGATAGGGATTATGGCGGCACCTGCTATGGCGCCGCATGGCGTCAGGATGGCTGGCTGGCTACCAGCAGCTTTGATGGCAAACTGCGCTTATACCAGATCAGCCAGGCAGGTTTGCAGCGCAAGCAAAGCGTGGCGGCGCCAAGCGGCAAACTGCCTTTTCAACTGCATTTCTCGCCGGATGGCAAGCGCCTGGCGGTAGGCTATAGCGATAGCCGCCAAGTCGATGTGCTGGATGGCGACAGCCTGGAAAAGCTGTATGCACCCGATGTCAGCGGGGTGGACAATGGTAATTTAGGCCGCGTCGCCTTTTCCGCCGACGGGCGCAGTCTGGTGGCCACAGGGAGTTGGAAAAAAGATGGCAAAACCATGCTGCGACTATGGGCTGAGGGCGGGCGTGGCGCTTACAGCGATCTTGCCGTGAGTGAAAATACGGTGATGGATATCCAGCCCCTGCCGCAAACCGGCTGGCTGCTGGCTGCATCTGACCCTGCCTGGGGTGTGCTGCAAGAGAGCATGCAAACAAAAAGCCGCGCCAGCATTGCCAATTTATTCGGCAACAGGAATGCGGCGCTGTTAGTGGATGAGACAGGGCGCAGCCTGTCTTTTGGCTTTGCCGGCATGGGGAGGGAGCCATGGCAATTTGATATGGCGCAAAGAAAACTCAGCCCGGGCCAGCTCAAAACCGGCCATGCGCCACGCACCGATGGTTTGCCGCTGACAAACTGGGAGGACAACACCCGCCCCGTGCTCAAAGACCTGGCTTTAACGCTTCATCAAGGTGAAACATCCCGCAGCCTGGCGCTGGATGCCAAGGCTGAGCGCTTTGTGCTGGGCGCCGATTGGAGCTTGCGCCAATTTGACGCCAGCGGCAAACAAGCATGGGAAAAGCCCGTTCCCGGTGCGTCCTGGGGCGTCAACATCCCGCGCGCCGGGCGGGTGGTGGTGGTGGCGTATGGCGATGGCACTTTGCGCTGGCATCGTTTATCTGACGGCCAGGAATTATTGGCTTTTTTCCCGCATGGGGATCGCAAGCGCTGGGTCTTATGGACGCCTGGCGGCTATTACGACGCCAGCCCCGGGGCGGAAGAATTGATAGGCTGGCATATCAACCGGGGGCCGGATAGAGCAGCGGATTTTTACCCGGCGGCGCGTTTTCGTGAACGTTTTTACCGCCCCGATGTGATTGATTTGGTGCTGGACACCTTGGATGAGGGGGAAGCGCTGCGGCTGGCGAATGAAAACCGGCCCCAGGCGCTGAACAACAAAAGTATTGCCCAAAGCCTGCCGCCCACCCTGCATTTGCAAACCCCGGCAGATATCCGCAGCAGCAGCGAACGCATCCGCATTCAAGCGCGCGCCGACAGCGCCGCCGATGCGCCGATCAAGCGCTGGTTTGTGCGGATTGATGGCGTGAAGGCGAATCTGTCAGTTGCCGCACAAAGCCAGTTTGACCAGGAAATCAGCATTCCACGGGAAGATTGCACGGTGGAATTGTTTGCTGAAAATAAATATGGCGTGTCCAACCCGCTGCCGGTGCGCGTGACTTGGCAGGGCCGGGCGCCAAGCGCCGCCGCCAATCTGCGCCTGCCGCTATTGCGCATTTTGGCGATAGGCGTGAGCGACTATCCCAAGGGCATTCCGCCTTTGCAATTTGCGCATAAGGATGCGCAGGATTTCATCCAATTTTTCCAGGCGCAAAAAGGGGTGCTGTACCGCGATGTGCACATCACTCCCCTGCTGAATGGCAACGCCACGCGCGATGCGATTACGCGCGCTATGCAAGCGCTGGAAGAGCAGGTGAAGGGCAGTGATGATGTGACCATGGTGTTTTTTTCCGGGCATGGCGAGATGGCCGGCAATGGCAAGCTGTTTTTCCTGCCCGCAGATGTGAAACCGGATAATTTGCGCGGCAGTGCGATCCGGCATGAAGAAGTGCTGGAATTGGTCAGCAGTTTGCGCGGCAAAGCGCTGGTGTTTTTAGATGCTTGCCGCTCAGGCGGCGGGAAAAAAGCCGCCGAGAGTTTTGACATTACCCGGATTGTGAATGAAATGGGCAGCGCGCAAAGCGGGGCGGTGGTGTTCGCCTCCAGCACCGGGCGCGAGTTTTCTCTGGAAAAAAGCGCCTTGCAAAATGGGGTGTTTACCGCCGCCTTACTGGAAGGCTTGCGCGGCGCGGCAGCGGAACAGGGCAAGATCACGCATGGCAGCTTGCGCCGGTATTTGGAAAAGCGGGTGCCGGCCTTAAGCGGCGATGCGCAACATCCCAGCTTCCTGGCGCCGCAATCGGTGCAGGATTTTCCGATTGCGGTGCAGCGATGA